One window of Treponema denticola genomic DNA carries:
- a CDS encoding ABC transporter ATP-binding protein: METAVNLQNLCFNYQAYENTDQSNTKNLSALNDISISIKKGECILLTGISGCGKTSVLRTINGLIPNYYEGKLLGSIEVLGESIKEKPIYDISKKVSTVFQNPKSQFFNLDTTSEILFFLENMGTPFEKMHQRLNFISEFLNIKHLLDRNIFNLSGGEKQMIAIASALAADTDIIVMDEPTSNLDLYYIEKIAEVISLLKKSGKTLIISEHRLYFLNELIDRAFLIKEGKLEKEFSQQEFLALSEQNRKELLLRPITMNKNVFNRLKDSDYMQVQSSETIRKNKEDKNTEDTKSAHLTVENLFYRFKKEKDDFLRVQNLKMEFGKVIALTGKNGQGKSTFAQCLTGLLKAKKDSVLLNGKKINTKQRLELSYMVLQDVGYQLFTESVEDEIALGKNKKIKPEQNTKAENKEERAPDVEAILKAMNLTELKDKHPLSLSGGQKQRVSIGAAISSGARIIIMDEPTSGMDYFHMKETAKLINSIRSNQTLILIISHDFEFLSLVTDEIILMEKGAVISHSEFTKEKAEEVFNYLKDGVLN, translated from the coding sequence ATGGAAACGGCAGTCAATCTTCAAAACCTCTGTTTTAATTATCAAGCTTATGAAAATACGGATCAATCAAACACAAAAAACTTATCCGCACTAAACGATATTTCCATTTCGATAAAAAAAGGAGAATGTATTTTACTTACCGGAATTTCAGGCTGCGGAAAAACAAGTGTGCTGCGCACAATAAACGGTCTGATTCCAAACTATTATGAAGGAAAACTTTTAGGTTCAATTGAAGTTCTAGGAGAATCGATAAAAGAAAAACCTATTTACGATATTTCAAAAAAAGTTTCTACGGTTTTCCAAAACCCCAAATCCCAATTTTTTAATTTGGATACCACTTCGGAAATTCTTTTCTTTCTTGAAAACATGGGAACGCCTTTTGAAAAGATGCATCAAAGGCTCAACTTTATTTCGGAATTTTTGAATATTAAACATCTGCTTGACCGGAATATTTTTAATCTCTCAGGCGGAGAAAAACAGATGATTGCTATAGCCTCAGCTCTTGCTGCCGATACGGATATTATTGTTATGGATGAACCCACATCCAATTTGGACTTATATTATATAGAAAAAATAGCTGAGGTTATTAGTCTTTTAAAAAAGTCGGGTAAAACTTTAATCATAAGTGAACACCGCCTGTATTTTTTAAATGAACTTATAGATCGGGCTTTTTTAATAAAAGAAGGCAAGCTTGAAAAAGAATTTTCTCAACAAGAATTCCTTGCTCTTTCGGAACAAAATAGAAAAGAACTATTGCTTCGTCCCATAACAATGAACAAAAATGTTTTTAACCGTTTGAAAGATTCGGATTATATGCAGGTGCAAAGCTCGGAAACTATCCGTAAAAATAAAGAAGATAAAAATACGGAAGACACAAAATCGGCACATCTGACTGTAGAAAATTTATTCTATCGTTTTAAAAAAGAAAAAGATGATTTTCTCCGTGTGCAAAATTTAAAAATGGAATTCGGCAAGGTTATCGCTCTTACCGGAAAAAACGGTCAAGGCAAAAGCACATTTGCTCAATGTCTTACCGGCTTACTCAAAGCAAAAAAAGATTCCGTTCTATTAAACGGAAAAAAGATTAATACCAAACAACGGCTTGAGCTTTCGTACATGGTATTGCAGGATGTAGGCTATCAGCTTTTTACCGAAAGCGTTGAAGATGAAATAGCTCTCGGAAAAAATAAAAAGATTAAACCTGAACAAAACACTAAAGCTGAAAATAAGGAAGAAAGAGCTCCCGATGTTGAAGCTATTTTAAAGGCGATGAATTTAACAGAGCTAAAAGATAAGCACCCACTAAGTTTGTCGGGAGGGCAAAAACAGCGTGTTTCGATAGGAGCGGCTATCAGTTCAGGTGCGCGTATCATCATCATGGATGAGCCGACCTCAGGAATGGATTACTTTCACATGAAAGAAACAGCCAAGTTAATTAATTCCATACGCTCGAATCAAACTCTTATTTTAATTATCAGTCACGACTTTGAATTTTTAAGTCTGGTTACCGACGAAATAATTTTAATGGAAAAAGGAGCTGTGATTTCTCATTCGGAATTTACAAAAGAAAAAGCCGAAGAGGTCTTTAATTATTTGAAAGATGGAGTACTTAATTAG
- the fabZ gene encoding 3-hydroxyacyl-ACP dehydratase FabZ: MSITKDIESLIPHRKPFLFVDEIISADENGSVSEHVFTQDEFFFKGHFPEYPVVPGVILVETMAQAGGAALSFQKIFEEGSLFFLATVDKVKFRSQVKPGDKVRMEVTNLRVSPRMIKQAGKAYVGETLAAEAEWMCLVGKEA; this comes from the coding sequence ATGAGTATTACAAAAGATATTGAAAGCTTAATCCCTCACAGAAAACCTTTTTTGTTTGTGGACGAGATTATCAGTGCCGACGAAAACGGGAGTGTGAGTGAACACGTCTTTACCCAAGACGAATTCTTTTTTAAGGGGCACTTCCCCGAATACCCTGTTGTGCCGGGGGTTATCCTTGTAGAAACAATGGCACAGGCCGGAGGAGCTGCTTTGAGTTTTCAAAAGATTTTTGAAGAAGGCTCTTTATTTTTCTTGGCTACAGTAGATAAGGTTAAATTCCGCTCTCAAGTTAAGCCCGGCGACAAGGTTAGAATGGAGGTTACGAACTTGCGTGTATCTCCCCGAATGATTAAGCAGGCAGGAAAGGCCTATGTAGGAGAAACCCTTGCCGCCGAAGCCGAATGGATGTGCCTTGTCGGCAAGGAAGCTTAA
- a CDS encoding UDP-N-acetylmuramoyl-L-alanyl-D-glutamate--2,6-diaminopimelate ligase produces MEYTKSIAECIRDIEVVNCFGNDKSLINSTEYDSRKVRPCSYDDKTGLKKGAAFFALPGIHTDGKKFINSAIENGAVCVFYEGDLNNHSCDEICFVQVNDVRKTMSKVSALLYDEPSRALGLIGVTGTEGKSSTVSFIFQLLNLCGKKAGFFSTVEYSIDGNVIPNPEHQTTPESNIVQLRLAQMRDSGCGYAVVESSSHGLSPKTARLEDVIFDVGVFMNVTQEHLEFHGTIEQYRYDKANLFRALDKNPGKGFPIFGIVNYEDPSAPYFMETTQKNVYPFSTEPKDLKKIEEYKGLFAKDIEESSTGIKFTLCDFSSKKEYGCELKLAGIFNVKNILASVLAVQRITGLDIACIIEKLPLVKPVKGRMMLIDEGQDFEVLIDYAHTPSSFMTIFPSIKERIKKSGGKVISLFGSGGERDVKKRPEQGRIAALYSDIVILADEDPRGEDSVELLEMIAAGCPEKKRGEELFIIPDRPSAIKKAFSLAGKNDAVLLLGKGHENSIIFKDRTMPYDEETTARKLLKTLHNSLGS; encoded by the coding sequence ATGGAATACACAAAATCGATTGCGGAATGTATCAGAGATATTGAGGTTGTAAATTGTTTTGGAAACGATAAATCTCTTATAAATTCTACGGAGTATGATTCGCGTAAGGTTCGGCCTTGCAGTTATGATGATAAGACGGGCTTAAAAAAAGGAGCCGCCTTTTTTGCTCTTCCCGGAATTCATACCGACGGAAAAAAATTTATAAATTCTGCAATCGAAAACGGAGCCGTTTGTGTTTTTTATGAGGGAGATTTAAATAATCATTCTTGTGATGAAATTTGTTTTGTTCAGGTGAATGATGTACGCAAAACTATGTCCAAGGTTTCTGCCCTTCTTTATGATGAGCCCTCAAGAGCACTAGGCCTAATAGGCGTTACCGGAACCGAAGGGAAAAGCAGCACAGTTTCTTTTATCTTTCAGCTTTTAAACCTTTGCGGAAAAAAGGCCGGTTTTTTTTCTACCGTCGAATACTCCATAGACGGAAATGTAATTCCGAATCCGGAACATCAGACCACTCCCGAATCTAACATCGTTCAGCTGCGTCTGGCTCAAATGAGGGATTCAGGCTGCGGCTATGCCGTAGTGGAATCCTCTTCTCACGGCCTTTCTCCGAAAACGGCCCGTCTTGAGGATGTGATCTTTGATGTAGGTGTTTTTATGAACGTAACTCAGGAGCACTTGGAATTTCACGGAACTATCGAGCAGTACCGATATGACAAGGCTAATCTTTTTAGGGCTCTGGATAAAAATCCGGGGAAGGGATTTCCCATATTCGGAATAGTAAACTATGAAGACCCGTCCGCTCCTTATTTTATGGAAACAACTCAAAAAAATGTCTACCCTTTTAGTACCGAGCCTAAAGACCTAAAAAAGATTGAAGAATATAAAGGTCTTTTTGCAAAGGATATTGAAGAGTCTTCAACCGGAATTAAATTTACGCTTTGCGATTTTTCCTCAAAAAAAGAATACGGATGCGAATTAAAACTTGCAGGAATCTTTAATGTAAAAAATATTCTCGCCTCGGTCTTGGCAGTACAAAGAATTACGGGCCTTGATATCGCGTGCATAATCGAAAAACTTCCTCTTGTAAAACCTGTAAAGGGAAGAATGATGCTGATAGATGAGGGACAGGATTTTGAAGTGCTTATTGATTATGCCCACACGCCTTCTTCCTTTATGACAATATTTCCTTCAATAAAAGAGCGCATAAAAAAATCGGGAGGGAAGGTTATAAGTCTTTTCGGTTCAGGCGGAGAAAGAGACGTAAAAAAAAGGCCGGAACAGGGAAGGATTGCAGCCCTATATTCCGATATTGTAATTCTTGCAGACGAAGACCCTCGAGGCGAGGATTCCGTTGAGCTTTTGGAAATGATAGCCGCAGGCTGTCCCGAAAAAAAACGCGGAGAAGAACTCTTTATAATACCAGACCGTCCCTCTGCAATCAAAAAAGCCTTCAGTCTTGCAGGTAAAAACGATGCAGTCCTCCTTTTAGGAAAAGGTCACGAAAACTCCATCATCTTTAAAGATAGAACCATGCCCTACGATGAAGAAACCACGGCAAGAAAATTGTTAAAAACATTGCACAATAGTCTGGGTTCTTAG
- a CDS encoding ABC transporter ATP-binding protein yields MLKNYFALSDKGARDLNKAVAVTTFGNLFLIVPLGLSFYALQELLKPIQGGSLAAFNPWIYLGICLLIIIVLFLIEKLKYRKTYASCYDESANVRISLAESIRKLPLSYFGKKDLSDLTATLLNDVATMEHALSHTASELFGAAISIIVSAAMLALFDWRMTIALFSCSVFGFLLVYSSRKQARRYAIRINTVLLGVYNSIQQMLDNIKVLKSSDKKESYVQKVKDNIAHSTKEAVKAELFVGSTMIGSIIIIRFGFPLVIAVGAVLYAQGSLPLFTYLVFLLIAGRIFEPLTAVFMLLGEFFHARTAVERQMEIINYPKQKGSETFNPKGYDIQYDNVSFSYNDNASRDTVSNISFTAKQGEITALVGHSGCGKSTIARLAARFWDASSGTVSLGGTDVSTVDPETLLTAFSIVFQDVVLFNDTVYNNILVGNKDAAREQVLAAAKAARCTDFIEKLPQGYDTVIGENGYTLSGGERQRLSIARALLKDAPIILLDEATAALDPENETLIQEALSKLVKNKTVIVIAHRLRTIENADKIVVLKDGAIEEIGTHEELMKGKSSYPVMYKLQKESESWSA; encoded by the coding sequence ATGTTAAAGAATTATTTTGCGCTGTCAGACAAGGGAGCGCGGGATCTAAACAAGGCGGTAGCTGTTACTACCTTCGGGAATTTGTTTTTGATTGTTCCGTTGGGACTTTCATTTTATGCACTGCAGGAACTTTTAAAGCCCATTCAAGGCGGTTCCCTTGCAGCTTTTAATCCGTGGATTTATCTAGGGATTTGTCTGCTGATCATTATTGTGCTTTTTTTAATTGAAAAACTCAAGTACCGCAAAACCTATGCAAGCTGTTATGATGAGTCGGCTAATGTGCGTATTTCCCTTGCAGAAAGTATCAGGAAGCTGCCCCTCTCGTATTTCGGAAAAAAAGACTTATCGGATTTGACGGCAACGCTTTTAAACGATGTTGCTACAATGGAACACGCACTAAGCCACACGGCATCCGAGTTATTCGGGGCGGCAATTTCAATTATTGTATCGGCGGCAATGCTTGCTCTTTTTGATTGGCGCATGACGATTGCCCTTTTCAGCTGTTCCGTTTTCGGATTTTTGCTTGTATACTCATCACGCAAACAAGCCCGCCGTTATGCAATTAGAATTAACACAGTACTGCTCGGCGTTTATAATTCCATTCAGCAAATGCTCGACAATATCAAGGTGCTTAAATCCTCCGACAAAAAAGAAAGCTATGTACAAAAGGTAAAAGACAATATTGCACACAGCACAAAGGAAGCGGTTAAAGCCGAATTATTTGTCGGCTCGACTATGATAGGTTCCATCATAATTATCCGCTTCGGATTTCCGTTGGTTATTGCAGTCGGAGCGGTTTTATATGCACAAGGAAGTCTCCCGCTTTTTACTTACCTCGTTTTTTTACTGATTGCCGGAAGAATTTTTGAACCCCTTACCGCCGTTTTTATGCTGCTCGGCGAGTTTTTCCACGCACGCACGGCAGTCGAACGCCAAATGGAAATCATAAACTACCCCAAGCAGAAAGGAAGCGAAACTTTTAACCCCAAGGGCTACGATATTCAATATGACAATGTTTCGTTTTCATACAATGATAATGCAAGCCGCGATACGGTAAGCAATATCAGCTTTACTGCCAAGCAGGGAGAAATCACTGCCCTCGTCGGACATTCAGGCTGCGGCAAGTCAACAATTGCCCGTCTTGCAGCCCGCTTTTGGGATGCATCTTCCGGCACGGTGAGCTTGGGCGGAACGGATGTTTCTACCGTAGACCCTGAAACCCTTTTGACCGCTTTTTCTATCGTCTTTCAAGATGTAGTGCTTTTTAATGACACAGTCTACAACAATATCCTTGTCGGGAATAAAGACGCAGCAAGGGAGCAGGTTCTTGCCGCCGCAAAGGCTGCAAGGTGCACCGACTTTATCGAAAAACTGCCGCAAGGTTATGACACGGTAATCGGCGAGAACGGTTATACCCTTTCAGGCGGAGAAAGACAGAGACTTTCTATTGCCCGTGCTCTTTTAAAAGATGCACCTATAATTCTCCTCGATGAAGCTACGGCAGCCCTCGACCCCGAAAATGAAACCTTAATTCAAGAAGCATTGAGCAAGCTCGTTAAAAACAAGACAGTTATAGTCATTGCTCACCGTTTAAGAACAATCGAGAATGCCGATAAAATCGTTGTTCTCAAAGACGGAGCGATAGAAGAAATAGGTACACATGAAGAGTTGATGAAAGGAAAGTCATCGTATCCGGTGATGTATAAGCTGCAAAAGGAAAGTGAATCATGGTCGGCCTAA
- a CDS encoding MptD family putative ECF transporter S component → MNNKLALKDLINIGIFSVIYFVGLFVIGAPLGFLVITYLAFPFTVSLILGIAVMFLLAKVQKPLGLFIFAAIPGCLMTLMGHTPVVAIHSLIVAALAEIVRKVLGYNTAKGSIVGYSIMSLWLCGAFWQIFLLKDQYFALTEKMFGADYARELTNLPWWIMPILYVTAFLGGLLGGLLGKKVLKKHFEKAGLL, encoded by the coding sequence ATGAACAACAAGTTGGCTTTAAAGGATTTAATCAATATCGGCATTTTTTCCGTTATTTATTTTGTAGGACTTTTTGTAATCGGAGCGCCCTTAGGTTTTTTGGTTATAACCTATTTGGCATTCCCCTTTACCGTAAGTTTAATTTTAGGAATTGCGGTAATGTTTTTGCTTGCAAAGGTGCAAAAGCCCTTAGGCCTTTTTATCTTTGCAGCAATTCCCGGATGTCTTATGACCCTCATGGGACACACACCTGTAGTTGCAATCCACAGTCTAATCGTTGCAGCCCTTGCAGAAATCGTACGAAAAGTACTCGGCTATAATACCGCAAAGGGCAGTATCGTAGGATATTCAATAATGTCTCTATGGCTTTGCGGAGCATTTTGGCAAATCTTCCTTTTAAAAGATCAATATTTTGCTCTAACCGAAAAAATGTTTGGAGCCGACTATGCAAGAGAATTAACAAATCTTCCATGGTGGATTATGCCTATACTTTATGTTACAGCATTTTTAGGCGGACTCCTCGGCGGGCTTTTGGGTAAAAAAGTTTTAAAGAAACACTTTGAAAAAGCAGGTCTTCTGTAA
- the mnmG gene encoding tRNA uridine-5-carboxymethylaminomethyl(34) synthesis enzyme MnmG yields MYRFSDYDVIVVGAGHAGIEAALASARMGETVLLITQTLDSAGRLSCNPSIGGISKGNIVREIDALGGEMGKLADASMIQYRLLNKSRGPAVQAPRVQADKFLYSQLAKHAIELEKNLHVFQDTVIDIVSSNTNESGYVEKGCVQYVKTERGREFSAKAVVLATGTFMEGKIYIGEYESPDGRLGERAAIGLGPALAKKGFTVGRLKTGTPMRILRRSFDSSLTEEQEADEIMRPFSFSNAEIHRPYAKCYITHTNQETHDIIRENLHRAALFSGKITGTGARYCPSIEDKIKKFPERDRHHVYIEPEGLNTEELYINGLSSSLPEDVQDRMIRTIPCFKEVIITRPAYAVDYAYVSPIQLSSDLQTRRIEGLFLAGQINGTSGYEEAGGQGIIAGINAALFSRSLKFKDEKYVPFVLKRDEAYIGVMIDDLVTQGVDEPYRMFTARAEYRLNLRHDTADERLTERAYQIGLQTKEASDRLKEKLLTRERIISLWKDIKITRELIAKNPELKNHIGKSLADTLHDPQVSLECICSIDENSKDYSAELLESAELEIRYEHYIAVQNRKIAKVKRMENTKIPADFDYDAVSGLSTESRARLKEVRPETIGQASRIRGIRPSDIMLLSILL; encoded by the coding sequence ATGTATAGATTTTCCGATTATGATGTAATCGTCGTAGGTGCAGGACATGCAGGCATTGAAGCCGCCCTAGCTTCCGCCAGAATGGGGGAAACTGTCCTGCTGATTACCCAGACTCTCGACAGCGCGGGCCGCCTTTCGTGTAATCCTTCGATAGGCGGTATCTCCAAGGGAAACATAGTCCGCGAGATAGACGCCCTCGGCGGCGAAATGGGGAAACTCGCAGATGCCTCGATGATTCAGTACAGGCTTTTAAACAAGAGCCGAGGGCCGGCTGTTCAGGCACCGAGGGTTCAAGCCGACAAATTTCTTTATTCTCAACTGGCAAAGCACGCAATAGAGCTTGAAAAGAACCTCCATGTTTTTCAGGACACCGTTATCGATATAGTTTCCTCAAACACAAATGAATCGGGTTATGTAGAAAAGGGATGCGTTCAGTATGTAAAGACGGAAAGAGGTAGGGAATTTTCGGCTAAGGCGGTAGTCCTTGCAACCGGCACCTTTATGGAAGGCAAGATTTACATAGGCGAATACGAATCTCCCGACGGAAGGCTTGGCGAAAGAGCAGCCATAGGCCTCGGCCCCGCCCTTGCAAAGAAGGGCTTTACCGTAGGCAGGCTTAAAACGGGAACGCCCATGCGTATCCTCCGCCGCTCCTTTGATTCTTCCCTTACCGAAGAGCAGGAAGCCGATGAGATTATGCGTCCCTTTTCTTTTTCAAATGCGGAAATACATAGGCCCTATGCAAAATGCTATATAACTCATACCAATCAGGAAACCCATGATATAATAAGGGAAAACCTTCACAGGGCAGCCCTTTTTTCGGGCAAAATCACAGGAACTGGAGCCCGCTACTGCCCCTCCATCGAAGATAAAATTAAAAAATTCCCCGAACGGGATCGCCACCATGTCTACATAGAACCGGAAGGTTTAAACACGGAAGAGCTTTATATAAACGGGCTTTCTTCCTCCCTTCCCGAAGATGTGCAGGACAGAATGATAAGAACCATTCCCTGCTTTAAGGAGGTAATAATTACCCGCCCGGCCTATGCCGTAGACTATGCCTATGTTTCGCCGATCCAGCTTTCATCGGATCTTCAGACACGGCGGATTGAAGGCCTCTTTTTGGCAGGGCAGATAAACGGAACTTCAGGCTATGAAGAAGCCGGAGGTCAGGGCATAATCGCCGGTATAAACGCAGCTCTTTTTTCACGCTCTCTAAAATTTAAGGACGAAAAATATGTTCCCTTTGTACTAAAGAGGGATGAGGCCTACATAGGCGTTATGATAGATGACCTTGTAACTCAGGGAGTGGATGAGCCTTACCGAATGTTTACGGCCCGTGCAGAGTACAGACTGAACCTCAGGCATGACACAGCCGATGAAAGACTTACGGAAAGGGCTTATCAAATAGGGCTTCAAACCAAGGAGGCTTCTGACCGCCTAAAGGAAAAGCTTTTAACCAGAGAAAGAATAATATCGCTATGGAAGGATATAAAGATTACGAGGGAGCTCATTGCAAAAAATCCCGAACTTAAAAACCATATCGGGAAGAGCCTTGCCGATACCCTCCATGACCCTCAAGTTTCCCTTGAATGTATATGCTCAATAGATGAAAATTCCAAGGATTACAGCGCAGAACTTTTAGAATCGGCCGAGCTTGAAATAAGGTATGAACACTATATAGCCGTTCAAAACAGAAAGATAGCCAAAGTGAAACGTATGGAAAACACTAAAATTCCTGCTGACTTTGACTATGATGCAGTTTCCGGCCTTTCTACCGAGTCACGAGCCCGCCTAAAAGAAGTACGCCCCGAAACCATAGGGCAAGCAAGCCGGATTAGGGGGATTAGGCCTTCGGATATTATGTTACTATCTATTCTCTTATAA
- a CDS encoding energy-coupling factor transporter transmembrane component T translates to MEKRAILVLDPRTKIFLVLAMGASITILVPIYVEILSAALLAFLFVMNRQVKSAIKLMTVFLFLAGLTYLPQDIPGVTSIVMPVGFMIRRFMMPIVAGNYLISSTPVGLLMNALEKLKLPFSVVITIAVMFRFFPTLKEEYGHIKNAMKMRGIGLNAVNVISKPILTLEYMMVPLLSSASRIGDELAAAGHTKGVDAPAKKVRYKTSRFTAADAFIFLYIIAVFIAAGITRIHA, encoded by the coding sequence ATGGAAAAACGAGCAATATTGGTCCTTGATCCGCGGACAAAAATATTTTTAGTTCTGGCAATGGGAGCATCTATCACAATTCTTGTTCCCATATATGTAGAGATTTTAAGTGCCGCTCTTTTAGCCTTTTTATTTGTGATGAATAGGCAAGTTAAATCGGCAATAAAATTGATGACGGTCTTTTTATTTCTTGCAGGACTTACCTATCTGCCTCAAGATATTCCCGGCGTTACAAGTATTGTAATGCCTGTAGGTTTTATGATCCGCAGATTTATGATGCCCATTGTTGCCGGAAACTATTTAATTTCTTCAACACCTGTAGGTCTTTTGATGAACGCTCTTGAAAAATTAAAACTGCCGTTTTCAGTTGTGATCACCATTGCGGTTATGTTCAGATTTTTTCCGACACTTAAAGAAGAATACGGGCATATTAAAAATGCAATGAAGATGAGGGGTATCGGTCTTAATGCGGTAAATGTAATCAGTAAACCTATTTTGACACTTGAATATATGATGGTTCCCCTCCTTTCATCCGCTTCAAGAATCGGAGATGAACTTGCTGCGGCGGGACATACCAAGGGCGTAGACGCTCCGGCAAAAAAAGTACGCTATAAAACTTCCCGCTTTACGGCGGCCGATGCTTTTATTTTTCTTTACATAATAGCGGTCTTTATCGCTGCAGGAATAACGAGGATACATGCATAA